A genomic segment from Tuwongella immobilis encodes:
- a CDS encoding TetR/AcrR family transcriptional regulator codes for MPRVAPRQTIARRPRRSLADLRTHLNQIALEVFAQTPWQSCCYADLAQRAGVTLRTAKRAYARLEDCLIAVADQFHQQAFAQPSSTSQPSLGDEEDQLTAILDGFLETVDEQPQLARTVARILAGIDGPIARTLIQPMRIAQRQQLQRLIATGQRRGIFQRTPAADLIADEWLSALYGHALLGVSSSVLKQLLLRGLLKRDA; via the coding sequence ATGCCTCGAGTTGCACCCCGTCAAACCATCGCCCGTCGCCCCCGTCGTTCGCTGGCGGATCTTCGTACGCATTTGAATCAAATCGCTTTGGAAGTTTTCGCCCAAACTCCTTGGCAGAGTTGTTGTTATGCCGATCTTGCACAACGCGCCGGTGTCACCCTGCGCACGGCCAAACGCGCGTATGCCCGTCTGGAAGACTGTCTGATCGCAGTGGCGGATCAGTTCCATCAACAAGCGTTTGCACAACCGTCTTCGACTTCTCAGCCATCTTTGGGCGACGAAGAAGACCAACTCACTGCGATCTTGGACGGATTCCTCGAAACGGTGGACGAACAACCGCAGCTCGCTCGAACCGTGGCGAGAATTTTGGCGGGGATCGATGGCCCCATCGCTCGCACGCTCATCCAACCGATGCGGATTGCGCAACGCCAGCAGTTGCAGCGACTGATCGCAACAGGACAGCGGCGCGGCATCTTCCAGCGCACCCCGGCGGCGGATCTGATTGCCGATGAATGGCTGTCTGCACTGTACGGGCACGCCCTGCTGGGCGTCTCCAGCAGCGTCCTGAAGCAGTTACTGCTGCGCGGGTTACTGAAGCGCGACGCCTAA
- the rdgB gene encoding RdgB/HAM1 family non-canonical purine NTP pyrophosphatase has protein sequence MPRLVFGTRNRKKLVELRDLLADFPLECVDLSPWPELPDVDETGDTFEANARLKASEFSSQIHEWTLSEDSGLVVPALGGRPGIFSARYAGSHGDDAANNQKIVQELAELPEEKRAAYYVCVAALANPAGEVVAVAEGRCHGRMLLQPQGSGGFGYDPLFYIPEYHQTFGELSLRVKQALSHRAKAIVQLRPEFRKIA, from the coding sequence ATGCCGCGCTTGGTCTTCGGCACTCGCAACCGCAAAAAATTGGTGGAACTGCGGGATCTTCTTGCGGATTTTCCCTTGGAATGTGTGGATTTGTCGCCGTGGCCGGAGCTGCCAGATGTCGATGAAACGGGCGATACCTTCGAGGCGAATGCCCGTCTGAAGGCGAGCGAATTTTCATCACAAATTCACGAATGGACGCTGTCGGAAGACAGTGGTTTGGTTGTGCCGGCGTTGGGGGGACGGCCGGGGATCTTCTCCGCGCGCTATGCCGGTTCGCATGGCGATGATGCAGCGAACAATCAGAAGATTGTGCAGGAGTTGGCCGAACTTCCGGAAGAGAAGCGGGCCGCCTACTACGTCTGTGTCGCGGCGTTGGCCAATCCCGCAGGGGAAGTCGTGGCCGTTGCCGAAGGGCGATGCCATGGCCGCATGTTGCTGCAACCTCAAGGCAGCGGGGGGTTTGGGTACGATCCGCTATTCTATATTCCCGAATATCATCAGACCTTTGGCGAACTGAGTCTGCGAGTCAAACAGGCATTGAGCCATCGCGCCAAAGCGATTGTCCAGCTTCGGCCGGAATTTCGCAAGATTGCCTAA
- the xerD gene encoding site-specific tyrosine recombinase XerD produces MTTPHTSSAPPPRPEWLELAEDLRAFRHYLKAERGMSENTVLAYGRDLDRFSNWFAAGNMRDYLKPTLADLADYLAFLRTEQLASSSIARNVVSLRMFYRFLKLEERTTSTTLNLLSSPTLWERVPKVMSQTQIEALLRSPQPGDPFYLRDRALLETLYATGCRASEVVNLGLSDVHLDSAFCKCTGKGNKQRIVPLGKAAITALRSYIGEQRAEIVAASGQCQNVFLSRTGKPLTRMILWKIVKKYAKRIGVAGKVSPHTFRHSFATHLLSGGADLRAVQEMLGHASIATTQIYTHVDAERLKAMHRRFHPRG; encoded by the coding sequence ATGACCACGCCACACACTTCGTCGGCCCCGCCGCCGCGTCCGGAATGGTTGGAATTGGCCGAGGATCTGCGTGCCTTTCGGCATTATCTGAAGGCCGAGCGCGGGATGAGCGAAAATACCGTGCTGGCGTATGGCCGCGATTTGGACCGATTCAGCAATTGGTTCGCGGCGGGAAATATGCGGGATTATCTGAAGCCGACCTTGGCCGATCTCGCCGATTATCTGGCGTTCCTTCGCACGGAACAACTGGCATCCAGCAGCATTGCCCGCAATGTGGTGTCGCTGCGGATGTTCTATCGCTTCTTGAAATTGGAAGAACGCACCACTTCGACGACGCTCAATTTGCTGAGTTCGCCGACATTGTGGGAGCGGGTGCCGAAGGTGATGTCGCAGACGCAAATCGAAGCCTTGCTCCGTTCGCCACAGCCGGGGGATCCGTTCTATCTGCGGGATCGGGCGCTGCTGGAGACGTTGTACGCGACGGGGTGTCGGGCCAGCGAGGTCGTCAATCTCGGACTATCGGATGTGCATTTGGACTCGGCATTCTGCAAATGTACCGGCAAGGGGAACAAGCAGCGAATTGTCCCGCTGGGCAAAGCGGCGATTACGGCGCTTCGCAGCTACATCGGGGAGCAGCGAGCGGAGATTGTGGCCGCGAGTGGGCAGTGCCAAAACGTGTTTCTCAGCCGCACGGGCAAGCCGTTGACCCGCATGATTTTATGGAAAATCGTGAAGAAATATGCGAAGCGGATCGGCGTGGCGGGGAAGGTCAGCCCGCACACGTTTCGCCATAGTTTTGCGACGCATTTGCTCTCCGGCGGTGCGGATCTGCGGGCTGTCCAAGAAATGCTGGGCCATGCGAGCATTGCGACGACGCAGATTTACACGCATGTGGATGCCGAGCGGTTGAAGGCGATGCACCGGCGATTCCACCCCCGCGGATGA
- a CDS encoding TIGR02996 domain-containing protein — MEPFLRNLTGTEPLLQAIANQPHCLDTRLVLSDWLEEHEHPERAQFLRLHVARERSDACELEHRRLTELLEDLLQRHAITWLQGLPPRLLERYQRHRLHFAAGMLEAVTCSPDEVIHDLQPIRDLLPIRRVAFDGPPQRLDGRDVLDLPVMAGITHLDLNLPGLGLTGLRLPERPVHLNGVTTLRASYATLDHAFVESLARSTLLRTVERLDLSMNHLRDESIAALAQSPHLGPLRRLDVCNNPLQTASWQILGESPAFAGLTHLDLSFIGGSTDRLAALLRRREWQLEVLDLMQSALTSDDLRALVAAPGLSRLRALSLRRNPQVASGLALLGESDNLPSLTDLDLSETHLIEEQLLPFLRGNGLRGLRRLALSANRWGFRGLPQRGDFPLLHRLEWLDLHSNELGVMHLESWLEELSRSPLHFLGLGANRLHEAGCARMAEIQSWPNLRQLDLQLNHIDDHALAILLDAPWMEQLVELNLAFNPITDVGAMRLSRKGPTSLRRVDFRQCRLSLPAIQHLRERFPMVRV; from the coding sequence ATGGAACCGTTCCTGCGAAATTTGACTGGCACCGAGCCGCTCCTGCAAGCGATTGCGAATCAACCGCATTGCCTGGATACCCGGTTGGTGCTCAGCGATTGGCTGGAGGAACACGAACACCCCGAACGGGCCCAATTTCTTCGCTTGCACGTCGCCCGCGAACGCTCCGACGCCTGCGAATTGGAACACCGCCGCCTGACGGAACTGCTCGAAGATTTGCTGCAACGTCATGCCATCACGTGGCTTCAGGGACTGCCACCACGATTGCTCGAACGCTATCAACGGCATCGCCTCCATTTCGCCGCCGGCATGTTGGAAGCCGTCACCTGCTCGCCAGACGAAGTGATTCACGATCTCCAGCCGATCCGCGATCTGCTGCCAATTCGCCGAGTCGCTTTTGATGGGCCGCCCCAGCGTCTGGATGGCCGCGATGTGCTGGATTTGCCCGTGATGGCCGGAATCACGCATCTCGACTTGAATCTGCCCGGATTGGGGCTAACCGGCCTGCGACTGCCCGAGCGCCCCGTGCATCTCAACGGCGTGACCACCCTGCGTGCCAGTTACGCCACGTTGGACCACGCCTTTGTCGAATCGCTCGCTCGTTCCACACTGTTGCGCACCGTCGAACGACTCGATTTATCGATGAATCACCTACGCGACGAATCGATTGCCGCGTTGGCGCAATCCCCGCATTTGGGACCATTGCGGCGGTTGGATGTCTGCAATAATCCGCTGCAAACCGCCAGTTGGCAGATTCTCGGGGAATCGCCCGCATTTGCCGGATTAACCCATCTGGATTTGTCGTTCATCGGCGGTTCGACCGATCGACTCGCCGCCTTGCTGCGTCGCCGCGAATGGCAGTTGGAAGTGCTGGATCTCATGCAGTCCGCACTCACTAGCGACGATCTGCGGGCATTGGTCGCGGCTCCGGGATTATCCCGACTGCGGGCACTGTCCCTACGACGTAACCCGCAGGTGGCCAGCGGGTTAGCGCTGCTGGGCGAATCCGACAATCTGCCGTCGTTGACCGACTTGGATCTCTCCGAAACGCATCTGATCGAAGAACAATTGCTACCGTTTCTGCGCGGCAACGGCTTGCGAGGATTACGACGATTGGCCCTGTCTGCGAACCGCTGGGGATTTCGCGGACTCCCCCAACGCGGCGATTTTCCCCTGCTGCATCGCCTGGAATGGCTCGATCTGCACAGCAACGAATTGGGCGTCATGCACCTGGAATCCTGGTTGGAAGAATTGTCCCGGAGTCCGTTGCACTTCTTGGGATTGGGCGCAAATCGTTTGCATGAAGCGGGTTGCGCGCGAATGGCCGAAATTCAATCCTGGCCCAATCTCCGCCAGCTCGATCTGCAACTCAACCATATTGATGACCACGCGCTAGCGATTCTGCTCGATGCCCCGTGGATGGAGCAACTGGTCGAGTTGAACCTCGCGTTTAACCCCATCACCGATGTCGGAGCGATGCGGCTCAGTCGCAAGGGGCCGACTTCGCTGCGGCGGGTGGACTTCCGCCAATGTCGGCTCTCCCTGCCCGCCATTCAGCATCTGCGGGAGCGGTTCCCCATGGTGCGCGTTTAA